One segment of Streptomyces sp. YIM 121038 DNA contains the following:
- a CDS encoding MFS transporter, giving the protein MADTDVSAPTPTPAPAAAVGRRVPARAGARRRGWLLAVVLGGTFMAIMDGFIVNVAVPAVRTDLGASFAQAQLTVSGYLLAYGLFLVAGGRLGDRYGFRRLFLTGLAVFTAASLACGLAGSAPALIAFRTVQALGAALFYPQVLSVLQTAFAGARRARAFAAFGAAIGGASVAGQLLGGLLVQADLFGMSWRPVFLLNVPLGLLLLLGAALTLPPAPRRAAPARRGAGLDAGGTLLLSAVLALLLVPLTLGQGAHWPPWSVAMLAAFPPAAALLAAYERALARRGGQAVIDPGLFTRGRFRAGSALAVAFFAGNAGLFFLLTWHLQSTMGYGALRAGLCFTPLALAFVLASLLAPRLQERIGTRLLAAGYALNAAGTLALLAAAVAGRPETAVLLGCLAVIGFGQGLGVSPLFAAALREVPAPLAGAASGVLETAAQLGMALGVTLTGLAFTAQAGPDSPTASTASGASGAFGAGLAVAALLALAALALLPRLLRTPAPAGALPGPRP; this is encoded by the coding sequence GTGGCGGACACAGACGTCTCTGCCCCCACCCCCACCCCCGCCCCCGCTGCCGCTGTGGGCCGCCGCGTGCCCGCACGCGCGGGCGCGCGGCGCCGCGGCTGGCTGCTGGCGGTGGTCCTGGGCGGCACCTTCATGGCGATCATGGACGGGTTCATCGTCAACGTGGCGGTGCCGGCCGTGCGCACGGATCTGGGCGCCAGTTTCGCCCAGGCCCAGCTGACGGTCTCCGGCTATCTGCTGGCCTATGGCCTGTTCCTGGTCGCGGGCGGCCGCCTGGGCGACCGCTACGGCTTCCGGCGGCTGTTCCTTACGGGCCTTGCGGTGTTCACCGCGGCCTCCCTGGCCTGCGGCCTGGCGGGCTCGGCCCCGGCACTGATCGCCTTTCGCACGGTGCAGGCGCTGGGCGCGGCCCTGTTCTACCCCCAGGTCCTGTCGGTGCTGCAGACCGCCTTCGCCGGCGCCCGCCGGGCCCGCGCCTTCGCCGCCTTCGGCGCCGCCATCGGCGGCGCCTCGGTGGCCGGCCAGCTCCTGGGCGGCCTGCTGGTGCAGGCCGACCTGTTCGGGATGTCCTGGCGCCCGGTCTTCCTCCTCAACGTCCCCCTGGGGCTGCTGCTGTTGCTGGGCGCCGCCCTGACCCTGCCCCCCGCCCCCCGCCGCGCGGCCCCCGCCCGCCGGGGCGCGGGCCTGGACGCGGGCGGCACCCTGCTGCTGAGCGCCGTCCTGGCCCTGCTGCTGGTACCGCTGACCCTGGGACAGGGCGCGCACTGGCCGCCGTGGAGCGTGGCGATGCTGGCCGCCTTCCCGCCCGCCGCCGCCCTCCTGGCCGCCTACGAGCGGGCCCTGGCCCGCCGCGGCGGGCAGGCGGTGATCGACCCGGGCCTGTTCACCCGCGGCCGCTTCCGTGCGGGCAGCGCCCTCGCGGTGGCCTTCTTCGCCGGCAACGCCGGGCTGTTCTTCCTGCTCACCTGGCACCTGCAGAGCACCATGGGCTACGGCGCGCTGCGCGCGGGGCTGTGCTTCACCCCGCTGGCGCTGGCGTTCGTCCTCGCCTCGCTGCTGGCCCCGCGGCTGCAGGAACGTATCGGCACCCGGCTGCTGGCGGCCGGCTACGCCCTCAACGCCGCGGGCACCCTGGCCCTGCTGGCCGCCGCGGTGGCCGGCCGGCCCGAAACCGCCGTGCTCCTGGGCTGCCTGGCCGTCATCGGCTTCGGGCAGGGCCTGGGGGTCAGCCCGCTGTTCGCCGCCGCGCTGCGCGAGGTGCCCGCCCCGCTGGCGGGCGCGGCCTCGGGGGTGCTGGAGACCGCCGCCCAGCTCGGCATGGCCCTGGGCGTCACCCTCACCGGCCTGGCCTTCACCGCCCAGGCCGGCCCGGACAGCCCCACCGCGTCCACCGCGTCCGGCGCGTCCGGTGCTTTCGGTGCGGGCCTGGCGGTCGCCGCCCTGCTGGCGCTGGCCGCGCTGGCCCTGCTGCCCCGCCTGCTGCGCACCCCCGCCCCCGCCGGTGCGCTGCCGGGCCCGCGGCCGTGA
- a CDS encoding DsbA family protein: MTVTVDVWFDFICPYSLITRHVLAKALHGQDAAPAFHPFEVNPNCVEEAGEYPRGVWENSVRPLGAERGVHLAGPPGTPLRRARMALLGYQYAREHGAGARYTDLVFGAYFHHWQDISDPTVLAGLAVEAGLDRAGFRAAIMSARYARAHQQSLAHARGPAQVTMVPVIVAGQRRIDGVPTADELTRAVEEAIAAAAAPSVPSVPSVPAVPAGPGAGAGQGLWDMTTPAPPGVALPAAVPKPLPGTRTRLHGT; encoded by the coding sequence ATGACTGTCACGGTCGACGTCTGGTTCGACTTCATCTGCCCCTACAGCCTGATCACCCGGCATGTGCTGGCCAAGGCCCTGCACGGCCAGGACGCCGCGCCCGCCTTCCATCCCTTCGAGGTCAACCCCAACTGCGTGGAGGAGGCGGGGGAGTACCCGCGCGGGGTGTGGGAGAACTCGGTGCGCCCACTGGGCGCCGAGCGCGGCGTGCACCTGGCCGGGCCGCCGGGCACCCCGCTGCGCCGGGCGCGGATGGCGCTGCTGGGCTATCAGTACGCGCGTGAGCACGGGGCCGGGGCCCGCTACACCGACCTGGTCTTCGGCGCCTACTTCCACCACTGGCAGGACATCTCCGATCCCACGGTCCTGGCCGGGCTTGCGGTGGAGGCGGGCCTGGACCGGGCGGGTTTCCGCGCGGCCATCATGTCGGCGCGCTATGCCCGCGCCCATCAGCAGAGCCTGGCCCATGCCCGGGGCCCGGCGCAGGTGACGATGGTGCCGGTGATCGTGGCCGGGCAGCGGCGCATCGACGGGGTGCCCACGGCCGATGAGCTGACCCGGGCCGTGGAGGAGGCCATCGCCGCCGCCGCGGCGCCGTCCGTGCCGTCCGTGCCGTCCGTGCCGGCGGTGCCGGCCGGGCCGGGCGCGGGGGCGGGGCAGGGGCTGTGGGACATGACGACCCCGGCCCCGCCCGGGGTGGCGCTGCCCGCTGCGGTGCCCAAGCCGCTGCCGGGCACCCGCACCCGCCTGCACGGCACCTGA
- a CDS encoding acyltransferase, with protein sequence MGAWGVRDAMGVSVSVGGEPVRAGRLPSLTGMRFAAALLVFCFHASYENLFADRQVNDAFARAVSQAGWTGVSFFFVLSGFVLAFSARSKDTWRAFWRRRLVKIYPSHLVTLAAAVALLAAAGLPRPGLLRNLLLVQAWQPDVDVILSANPVSWSLSAEALFYLAFPALWAGVRRIRAERLWWWAAALAALVAAFPVLSGVLLPPGADMSWLAISEGQYWFLLAFPPVRAAEFVLGMVMARLVATGRFRARGGLALPVLALAASYLLALALPVAYGIAALGAAPLAWLVAAGARADLSGARTLLAGRLLVRLGELSFAFYLLHRLIQFHGHRALGEHRTFSTGAAAGLLLLACALTLLAAWVLHTAVEQPLLRRYAAPRRTPRTPRPPGTPGTPGTPGTPGTPGTPGTSGACRPPGTPGTPGTSGACRPPGTPGAPGAVGNSCSAPASK encoded by the coding sequence ATGGGTGCCTGGGGTGTCCGTGACGCCATGGGGGTGAGCGTGAGTGTGGGCGGGGAGCCGGTCCGGGCGGGGCGGCTGCCGTCGCTGACCGGGATGCGTTTCGCCGCGGCGCTGCTGGTGTTCTGCTTCCACGCCTCCTACGAGAACCTCTTCGCCGACCGGCAGGTCAACGACGCCTTCGCCCGGGCGGTCAGCCAGGCGGGCTGGACGGGCGTGTCGTTCTTCTTCGTGCTGAGCGGTTTCGTGCTGGCCTTCTCCGCCCGCTCCAAGGACACCTGGCGGGCGTTCTGGCGCCGCCGCCTGGTCAAGATCTACCCCAGTCATCTGGTGACGCTGGCGGCCGCCGTGGCGCTGCTGGCGGCCGCCGGTCTGCCCCGGCCCGGGCTGCTGCGCAACCTGCTGCTGGTGCAGGCCTGGCAGCCGGATGTCGACGTCATCCTCAGTGCGAACCCGGTCAGCTGGTCTTTGAGCGCGGAGGCCCTGTTCTATCTGGCCTTTCCCGCCCTGTGGGCGGGGGTGCGCCGCATCCGCGCCGAGCGCCTGTGGTGGTGGGCCGCGGCCCTGGCGGCCCTGGTGGCCGCGTTCCCGGTGCTGTCGGGCGTGCTGCTGCCCCCGGGTGCGGACATGTCCTGGCTGGCCATCAGCGAAGGGCAGTACTGGTTCCTGCTGGCCTTCCCGCCGGTGCGGGCGGCGGAATTCGTCCTGGGCATGGTGATGGCCCGCCTGGTGGCCACCGGCCGCTTCCGCGCCCGCGGCGGCCTGGCGCTGCCGGTGCTGGCGCTGGCCGCCTCCTACCTGCTGGCGCTGGCCCTGCCCGTCGCCTACGGCATCGCCGCCCTGGGCGCGGCCCCGCTGGCCTGGCTGGTCGCCGCGGGCGCGCGCGCCGATCTGAGCGGGGCCCGCACCCTGCTGGCCGGCCGCCTGCTGGTACGGCTGGGGGAGCTGTCCTTCGCCTTCTACCTGCTGCACCGCCTGATCCAGTTCCACGGCCACCGCGCGCTGGGCGAGCACCGCACGTTCAGCACCGGGGCGGCCGCGGGCCTGCTCCTGCTGGCCTGCGCCCTGACCCTGCTGGCGGCCTGGGTGCTGCACACGGCCGTCGAGCAGCCCCTGCTGCGCCGCTACGCCGCCCCCCGCCGCACCCCCCGCACCCCCCGCCCTCCCGGAACCCCCGGCACTCCCGGCACTCCCGGCACTCCCGGCACTCCCGGCACTCCCGGAACTTCCGGGGCTTGCCGTCCTCCTGGAACTCCCGGCACTCCCGGAACTTCCGGGGCTTGCCGTCCTCCTGGAACTCCCGGTGCTCCCGGGGCTGTTGGCAACTCCTGTTCTGCTCCCGCGTCCAAGTGA
- a CDS encoding transposase, which translates to MAGQQQVGVASAAGGGDPLSAFAAALFGHLPRADQRRWAQGYLQGLLSTPGKKSVRRLAAAISDSPTASQSLQQFINASPWEWDPARKELIRYVEQRAAPRAWIIATAVLPKRGGHSCGVHRRFVPEAGRTINCQLGIGVFLSLGELQLPVDWRLMLPEQWNADERLRERARIPAVARHRPLWAHAADLAGSLARHTRHAPAPVVADMSDHTDVAQLIEQLHRQGRAMVVSVPPGMGVCPATARTTASHLGAHSPHGARQFLYQHSTRHPHVVTVTTPEHGQRHIRILSGLIRLPGTTHTLRIFTQWRPSLQRPARVWVSNLLDARLDELMSLAQLHARTRATMTHLEQECGLLDFEGRSYPGWHHHMTLVSAAYAYSRLCAPAADQPLPRTA; encoded by the coding sequence ATGGCCGGACAGCAGCAGGTGGGGGTGGCGTCAGCGGCGGGGGGCGGTGATCCGCTGTCCGCGTTCGCCGCGGCGCTCTTCGGGCATCTGCCGCGCGCCGATCAGCGGCGCTGGGCGCAGGGGTATCTGCAGGGGCTGCTCTCGACGCCGGGCAAGAAGTCGGTGCGGCGCCTGGCGGCGGCGATCTCCGATTCGCCCACCGCCTCGCAGTCGCTGCAGCAGTTCATCAACGCCAGTCCCTGGGAGTGGGATCCGGCCCGCAAGGAGCTGATCCGCTATGTGGAGCAGCGGGCCGCCCCGCGGGCGTGGATCATCGCCACCGCGGTGCTGCCCAAGCGCGGGGGGCACTCCTGCGGGGTGCACCGCAGGTTCGTGCCCGAGGCCGGGCGCACCATCAACTGCCAGCTGGGGATCGGGGTGTTCCTGTCGCTGGGCGAGCTGCAGCTGCCGGTGGACTGGCGGCTGATGCTGCCCGAGCAGTGGAACGCCGATGAGCGGCTGCGCGAGCGGGCCCGTATCCCGGCCGTGGCCCGGCACCGGCCGCTGTGGGCGCACGCGGCGGACCTGGCGGGCTCGCTGGCCAGGCACACCCGGCACGCGCCCGCGCCGGTGGTGGCGGACATGAGTGACCACACCGATGTCGCGCAGCTCATCGAGCAGCTGCACCGCCAGGGCCGGGCGATGGTGGTGTCGGTGCCGCCGGGGATGGGGGTGTGCCCGGCGACCGCCCGCACCACCGCCTCGCACCTGGGCGCCCACAGCCCGCACGGCGCGCGGCAGTTCCTCTACCAGCACAGCACCCGCCATCCGCATGTGGTCACCGTCACCACGCCCGAGCACGGCCAGCGCCACATCCGGATCCTGTCCGGCCTGATCCGCCTGCCCGGCACCACCCACACCCTGCGGATCTTCACCCAGTGGCGGCCCAGCCTCCAGCGCCCGGCCCGGGTCTGGGTCTCCAACCTGCTGGACGCGCGCCTGGACGAGCTGATGTCCCTGGCCCAGCTGCACGCGCGCACCCGGGCGACCATGACCCATCTGGAGCAGGAGTGCGGGCTGCTGGACTTCGAGGGGCGCTCCTACCCCGGCTGGCACCATCACATGACCCTGGTCTCGGCCGCCTACGCCTACAGCCGGCTGTGCGCGCCGGCCGCCGACCAGCCCCTGCCCCGCACCGCCTGA
- a CDS encoding NAD(P)H-binding protein — MAGASGTVGRLVVGELVGAGCYVRALTRDPRAAVRAGVGGVLVRADFGDRASLERALAGMEALLLITSDPLRPDHDERVLEAAVRAGVGHVVKVSALAVTDAGAGDVITCWQRVCEQRVRECGLAWTVLRPRAFMSKALAWAPSVRERGVVRAVYGSSVNACVDPGDVAAVAARVLTTPGHGGRCYELTGPGPVCAREQTRVLARVLGRALRFEEMGVEEAWRLWRGRYPEPYARALLESAERQRAGAKAGVSAGVRQVTGRAPAGFADWARRHARFFG, encoded by the coding sequence GTGGCGGGGGCTTCGGGGACGGTGGGGCGGTTGGTGGTGGGGGAGTTGGTGGGGGCGGGGTGTTATGTGCGGGCGTTGACGCGGGATCCGCGGGCGGCGGTGCGGGCGGGGGTGGGGGGTGTTTTGGTGCGTGCTGATTTCGGTGACCGGGCCTCGTTGGAGCGGGCGTTGGCGGGGATGGAGGCGTTGTTGCTGATCACGAGTGATCCGTTGCGTCCTGATCATGATGAGCGGGTGCTGGAGGCGGCGGTGCGGGCGGGGGTGGGGCATGTGGTGAAGGTGTCGGCGCTGGCGGTGACGGATGCGGGGGCGGGGGATGTGATTACGTGCTGGCAGCGGGTGTGTGAGCAGCGGGTGCGGGAGTGCGGTCTGGCGTGGACGGTGCTGCGTCCGCGGGCGTTTATGTCCAAGGCGCTGGCCTGGGCGCCGTCGGTGCGGGAGCGGGGGGTGGTGCGGGCGGTGTACGGGTCGTCGGTGAATGCGTGTGTGGATCCGGGGGATGTGGCGGCGGTGGCGGCGCGGGTGCTGACCACGCCCGGGCACGGGGGGCGCTGTTATGAGCTGACGGGGCCGGGGCCGGTGTGCGCGCGGGAGCAGACGCGGGTGCTGGCGCGGGTGCTGGGGCGGGCGCTGCGGTTTGAGGAGATGGGGGTGGAGGAGGCCTGGCGGCTGTGGCGCGGCCGGTATCCGGAGCCTTATGCGCGGGCCCTGCTGGAGAGCGCCGAGCGCCAGCGGGCCGGGGCGAAGGCGGGGGTGAGCGCGGGGGTGCGCCAGGTCACGGGCCGCGCTCCGGCGGGTTTTGCCGACTGGGCCCGGCGCCATGCCCGTTTCTTCGGCTAG
- a CDS encoding STAS domain-containing protein, giving the protein MSFEAYFGFTGDTATIYLSGDLTDKRVPAVRTLIDQALSRPVNRLVLRMHGLTSLSAAGVRCLCCTQQQLPAGAQIVVDGACDRVRRVLQASGFAQAVTLIEGSVSLPDEPAAA; this is encoded by the coding sequence ATGAGTTTTGAGGCCTACTTCGGGTTCACCGGTGACACCGCCACGATCTACCTCAGCGGGGATCTGACCGACAAACGGGTGCCCGCCGTGCGCACCCTGATCGATCAGGCGCTGTCGCGTCCGGTGAACCGGCTGGTGCTGCGCATGCACGGGCTGACCTCGCTGTCCGCGGCCGGGGTGCGCTGCCTGTGCTGCACCCAGCAGCAGCTGCCCGCCGGCGCGCAGATCGTGGTGGACGGCGCCTGCGACCGCGTCCGCCGGGTGCTGCAGGCCAGCGGCTTCGCCCAGGCCGTCACCCTCATCGAGGGCTCGGTGAGCCTGCCCGACGAGCCCGCCGCCGCCTGA
- a CDS encoding sugar phosphate nucleotidyltransferase yields the protein MKAVVMAGGEGSRLRPMTSDLPKPLLPVADRPIMEHVLRLLKRHRLDDTVVTVQFLASLIREQFGDGSALGMRLSYATEPYALGTAGSVKNAAGLLGEEPFVVISGDALTDIDLTDLIAFHRAKGALVTVCLTRVPEPVEFGITVLDAGGRVERFLEKPTWGQVFSDTVNTGIYVMEPEVLDYVAAGESVDWSSDVFPRLLEEGRAVYGYVAEGYWEDVGTHASYLRAQADVLGGRVGVERAGVELSPTVRVDKTARIHPTAQLTGPVYVGAHAQIGAGARIGEHTVVGAHAVVDQGAQLRRVVVHPHAYLGPGAVLRGCVIGRNSSLRRDVRIEEGSVLGAGCVVEEDAHVAADVLVYPGKTIEAGTTVNDSLVWESRATKSLFGPRGVRGALNSQVTPDLAVRLASAFATTLPRGGQVTVARDHGVAAQVLLPAMISALRAAGLGVRDLGHVPLPLARRHTAEDSHGAIVVTTTPGSEESVDILFLDAHGIDLSPTAQRGLERVFSRREYRRVLSGEMGRLQAAPTSIEEYADELTARLGTLEGPGRRLKVVVDAACGSTALTLPAVLGRLSIEALTVNNALVPASSTETPAERRAALHTLGHFVATSGADFGVRFDPTGERLSLVDEQGHIIADDRVLLLLVRLLTAEAGGGRTAVPVTVSRAVEQTALAHGGQVRWVATAPGDLNRAAAGGGFILAADGDGAFVLPQFSIYADGVAAFVKIAALLSADHTTLSELIAPLPAVHVRQRDLPTAWRIKGQVMRTVVEAASGRQIDTTDGVRVLEDDGRWALVLPDAAAPITRLWAEGPDPAAADALLDEWSAAVRGSAAA from the coding sequence ATGAAGGCTGTTGTGATGGCCGGCGGCGAGGGCTCACGGCTGAGGCCGATGACCTCGGACCTGCCCAAGCCGCTGCTGCCGGTCGCCGACCGGCCGATCATGGAGCACGTGCTGCGCCTGCTCAAGCGCCACCGCCTGGACGACACGGTCGTCACCGTGCAGTTCCTGGCCTCCCTCATCCGCGAGCAGTTCGGCGACGGCAGCGCGCTGGGCATGCGCCTGAGCTACGCCACCGAGCCCTACGCGCTGGGCACCGCGGGCAGCGTGAAGAACGCCGCCGGCCTGCTGGGCGAGGAGCCGTTCGTGGTGATCTCCGGGGACGCGCTGACCGACATCGACCTCACCGACCTGATCGCCTTCCACCGCGCCAAGGGCGCCCTGGTGACGGTGTGCCTGACGCGGGTGCCCGAGCCGGTGGAGTTCGGCATCACCGTCCTGGACGCCGGCGGGCGCGTGGAGCGCTTCCTGGAGAAGCCCACCTGGGGCCAGGTGTTCTCCGACACCGTCAACACCGGCATCTACGTCATGGAGCCCGAAGTCCTCGACTACGTCGCCGCGGGCGAGAGCGTGGACTGGTCCAGCGACGTCTTCCCCCGCCTGCTGGAGGAGGGCCGGGCCGTCTACGGCTACGTCGCCGAGGGCTACTGGGAGGACGTGGGCACCCACGCCAGCTATCTGCGCGCCCAGGCCGACGTCCTGGGCGGGCGGGTGGGCGTGGAGCGCGCCGGGGTGGAGCTCTCCCCCACCGTGCGGGTCGACAAAACCGCCCGCATCCACCCCACCGCCCAGCTGACGGGGCCGGTGTATGTGGGAGCGCACGCCCAGATCGGGGCGGGCGCCCGCATCGGCGAGCACACCGTGGTGGGCGCGCACGCGGTCGTCGACCAGGGCGCCCAGCTGCGCCGCGTGGTGGTGCACCCGCACGCCTATCTGGGCCCCGGCGCGGTGCTGCGCGGCTGCGTGATCGGCCGCAACAGCAGCCTGCGCCGCGATGTGCGCATCGAGGAGGGCAGCGTGCTGGGCGCGGGCTGCGTGGTGGAGGAGGACGCCCACGTCGCCGCCGACGTCCTGGTCTACCCGGGCAAGACCATCGAGGCGGGCACCACCGTCAACGACAGCCTGGTCTGGGAGTCGCGCGCCACCAAGTCGCTGTTCGGGCCGCGCGGGGTGCGCGGCGCCCTCAACAGCCAGGTCACCCCCGACCTCGCGGTGCGCCTGGCCAGCGCGTTCGCCACCACCCTGCCGCGCGGCGGCCAGGTCACCGTGGCCCGCGACCACGGCGTGGCCGCCCAGGTCCTGCTGCCCGCCATGATCTCCGCGCTGCGCGCGGCCGGCCTGGGCGTACGCGATCTGGGGCACGTGCCGCTGCCGCTGGCCCGCCGGCACACCGCCGAGGACAGCCACGGCGCCATCGTGGTCACCACCACCCCCGGCAGCGAGGAGAGCGTCGACATCCTCTTCCTGGACGCGCACGGCATCGACCTCTCCCCCACCGCCCAGCGCGGCCTGGAACGGGTCTTCTCCCGGCGCGAGTACCGGCGCGTGCTCTCCGGCGAGATGGGCCGCCTGCAGGCCGCGCCCACCAGCATCGAGGAGTACGCCGACGAACTCACCGCGCGCCTGGGCACCCTGGAGGGCCCCGGCCGGCGCCTGAAGGTCGTGGTGGACGCCGCCTGCGGCAGCACCGCCCTGACCCTGCCCGCCGTCCTGGGCCGGCTCAGCATCGAGGCGCTGACCGTCAACAACGCCCTGGTGCCCGCCTCCTCCACCGAGACCCCGGCCGAACGCCGCGCCGCCCTGCACACCCTGGGCCACTTCGTGGCCACCTCCGGCGCCGACTTCGGCGTGCGCTTCGACCCCACCGGCGAACGCCTGTCCCTGGTCGACGAACAGGGCCACATCATCGCCGACGACCGCGTCCTGCTGCTCCTGGTCCGCCTGCTGACAGCCGAGGCCGGCGGCGGGCGCACCGCGGTACCGGTCACCGTCAGCCGCGCGGTGGAGCAGACCGCCCTGGCCCACGGCGGGCAGGTGCGCTGGGTGGCCACCGCGCCGGGCGACTTGAACCGCGCCGCCGCCGGCGGCGGCTTCATCCTGGCCGCCGACGGCGACGGCGCCTTCGTCCTGCCCCAGTTCAGCATCTACGCCGACGGCGTCGCGGCCTTCGTCAAGATCGCCGCCCTGCTCTCGGCGGACCACACCACGCTCAGCGAGCTCATCGCCCCGCTGCCCGCCGTGCACGTGCGCCAGCGCGACCTGCCCACCGCCTGGCGCATCAAGGGCCAGGTCATGCGCACCGTCGTCGAGGCCGCCAGCGGACGGCAGATCGACACCACCGACGGGGTGCGCGTGCTGGAGGACGACGGCCGCTGGGCCCTGGTCCTGCCCGATGCGGCCGCCCCCATCACCCGCCTGTGGGCCGAGGGCCCCGACCCCGCGGCCGCCGACGCCCTGCTCGACGAATGGAGCGCGGCCGTACGCGGCTCCGCCGCCGCCTGA
- a CDS encoding TetR/AcrR family transcriptional regulator produces the protein MKQERAARTREALVQAAAVAFDHAGFHGTSLGRISKAAGISMGALTFHFPTKDELADTVQLRGLTTTRDAVQRLLDGREAALETVVDVTLELAALLQEEPAVRAAARLSREREGAQDAAPWPRAWLPAIEELLEAMPAGQLRAGCDPRTVLALVQHLVAGVESYLRSCGPQGCDTYKSAPEQLARIWELALYGIRRGRGL, from the coding sequence GTGAAACAGGAACGCGCCGCACGCACCCGCGAGGCTCTGGTGCAGGCAGCCGCCGTGGCCTTTGACCACGCCGGTTTTCACGGCACGTCCCTTGGCCGGATCAGCAAGGCGGCGGGGATCTCCATGGGCGCGTTGACCTTCCACTTCCCCACCAAGGACGAACTGGCCGACACCGTGCAGCTGCGCGGGCTCACCACCACCCGCGACGCCGTCCAGCGGCTGCTGGACGGCCGCGAGGCGGCCCTGGAGACGGTCGTGGACGTCACCCTGGAGCTGGCCGCCCTGCTCCAGGAGGAACCCGCGGTACGCGCCGCGGCCCGCCTGAGCCGCGAACGCGAGGGCGCCCAGGACGCCGCCCCGTGGCCGCGGGCCTGGCTGCCGGCCATCGAGGAACTGCTGGAGGCCATGCCCGCGGGCCAGCTGCGCGCGGGCTGCGACCCGCGCACCGTCCTGGCCCTGGTGCAGCACCTGGTGGCCGGCGTGGAGTCCTACCTGCGCAGCTGCGGACCGCAGGGCTGCGACACCTACAAGAGCGCCCCCGAACAGCTGGCCCGCATCTGGGAGCTGGCCCTGTACGGCATCCGCCGCGGGCGCGGCCTGTAG
- a CDS encoding glucose 1-dehydrogenase: protein MRDGLGAGRDLLGGATVMITGASSGIGAAAARLFAAEGAAVVLMARRQERLRALVGEITAGGGRALAVPGDVTVAEDAARAVKEAVNVFGRLDAAFNNAGWATAGTRLHETDDEVFARIVEVNLRGAWNCLKAQITQMLESGRGGAIVNTASVAGVVATGAAAPYVAAKHGVIGLTRAAAEEYGRQGIRVNALVVGSTRTELMDDVLTQVPALEESFVARSAQKRMARPEEVAQAAAWLCSARASFVTGAAMAVDGGWTAA from the coding sequence GTGAGGGATGGTCTGGGAGCGGGGCGGGATCTGCTGGGCGGGGCGACGGTCATGATTACGGGGGCTTCGAGCGGGATCGGTGCGGCCGCGGCGCGGTTGTTCGCGGCGGAGGGTGCGGCGGTGGTGCTGATGGCGCGGCGTCAGGAGCGGTTACGGGCGCTGGTGGGGGAGATCACGGCGGGCGGGGGGCGGGCGCTGGCGGTGCCGGGGGACGTCACCGTCGCCGAGGACGCGGCGCGGGCGGTGAAGGAGGCGGTCAATGTCTTCGGCCGTCTGGACGCGGCGTTCAACAACGCGGGCTGGGCGACCGCGGGCACCCGGCTGCACGAGACGGACGACGAGGTGTTCGCCCGGATCGTGGAGGTGAATCTGCGCGGGGCCTGGAACTGCCTGAAGGCGCAGATCACGCAGATGCTCGAGAGCGGGCGCGGGGGTGCGATCGTCAATACCGCCAGTGTCGCGGGGGTGGTGGCCACCGGGGCGGCGGCGCCGTATGTGGCGGCCAAGCACGGGGTGATCGGTCTGACCCGGGCCGCGGCCGAGGAGTACGGCCGCCAGGGCATCCGGGTCAACGCGCTGGTGGTGGGCAGTACCCGTACCGAGCTGATGGACGACGTGCTGACCCAGGTGCCCGCGCTGGAGGAGTCCTTCGTGGCCCGCTCCGCGCAAAAGCGCATGGCCCGTCCCGAGGAGGTGGCCCAGGCCGCCGCGTGGCTGTGCAGCGCCCGTGCCTCGTTCGTCACCGGGGCCGCGATGGCCGTCGACGGCGGCTGGACCGCCGCCTGA